In Planctomycetaceae bacterium, a single window of DNA contains:
- a CDS encoding DUF1501 domain-containing protein: protein MSLHKNCEGATRRDCLQFGVGALLGTGLVGSLRARGEATRKGGGPKAKATSCILIWMDGGPTHFETFDPKPDAPVEYRGEFTHIQTAVSGVNYSEHMVRLAATLDDYAMIRSIRHNQGNHGAGNHYMMTGAPPRIPVGCGAFVSFHPSMGSVVARELGRDNGLPNYFSMPQMSRSGGPNFLGAKYAPFVVSDDPNRDKFRVRDVALPRDLAEARFSTRTDLRSKIDRMVRLNDEASGDPAVSFDDYFQQGYDLVTSPEAQRAFDISQEPDEVRDRYGRNGLGQRCLLARRLVEAGVPFITVYDGGWDHHSNIFGALRKRLPDWDNSVATLIQDLKERGLLDSTLVVALGEFGRTPTISTLSGQNTPGRDHWANAMSVLMAGGGTPGGTVVGSTDRKGHSALENVLAPENFVSTVYWKLGIDPNTVLYTPQGRPAHLVSDPNPIRELI from the coding sequence ATGAGTTTGCACAAGAACTGCGAAGGAGCAACGCGTCGCGACTGCCTTCAATTTGGCGTTGGCGCGTTGCTGGGCACTGGGTTGGTGGGCAGCCTGAGGGCACGCGGAGAAGCCACGCGGAAGGGCGGCGGACCCAAAGCCAAAGCCACCAGTTGTATTCTGATCTGGATGGATGGTGGCCCGACGCATTTCGAAACCTTCGACCCCAAGCCCGACGCGCCGGTGGAATATCGCGGCGAATTCACACACATTCAAACAGCGGTTTCGGGGGTCAACTATTCCGAACACATGGTCAGGCTGGCTGCAACGCTGGATGACTACGCAATGATTCGTTCGATCCGGCATAATCAGGGCAACCACGGCGCTGGCAATCATTACATGATGACAGGAGCTCCGCCACGGATTCCGGTTGGATGCGGCGCATTCGTCAGTTTCCATCCCAGTATGGGCTCAGTGGTCGCCAGAGAACTGGGCCGAGACAATGGACTTCCAAACTACTTCAGCATGCCACAAATGAGCCGGTCAGGCGGACCGAATTTTCTGGGAGCAAAGTACGCACCATTCGTGGTGAGCGACGATCCGAACCGAGACAAGTTTCGTGTTCGAGATGTGGCTCTGCCTCGTGATCTGGCCGAAGCACGGTTCTCCACACGAACCGATTTAAGATCGAAGATTGATCGAATGGTTCGTCTCAACGACGAAGCATCGGGGGATCCTGCAGTATCCTTTGACGACTATTTTCAGCAGGGCTACGACCTCGTCACCAGTCCCGAAGCACAGCGGGCCTTCGACATCAGCCAGGAACCGGATGAAGTCCGTGATCGATACGGGCGAAACGGTCTGGGACAGCGATGCCTTCTGGCAAGACGACTCGTCGAAGCCGGCGTTCCATTCATTACTGTTTACGACGGCGGATGGGATCACCATTCCAACATCTTTGGGGCATTGCGAAAACGTCTGCCCGACTGGGACAACAGTGTTGCCACTTTGATTCAGGATTTGAAAGAACGAGGGCTGCTCGATTCGACACTGGTTGTCGCACTAGGTGAGTTTGGCCGCACCCCGACGATCTCAACATTGTCGGGCCAGAACACACCCGGGCGAGACCACTGGGCAAATGCGATGAGCGTTCTGATGGCCGGCGGTGGAACTCCCGGAGGTACAGTAGTCGGCTCAACCGATCGCAAAGGTCACTCAGCTCTCGAGAACGTCCTTGCGCCGGAGAACTTTGTTTCGACCGTCTACTGGAAGTTGGGGATCGATCCCAATACGGTCCTTTACACACCTCAAGGTCGCCCGGCACACCTGGTCAGCGATCCGAATCCGATCAGAGAACTGATTTAG